From a region of the Vanrija pseudolonga chromosome 2, complete sequence genome:
- the cph1 gene encoding Phytochrome-like protein cph1 has product MSPQGDMPSHLGEPPDGRGRSAPAGAGAGATIASTSGAGASSPRPLLSSLDPHATVRNRADEVVSDGSSAAAAASAYRSTTKRVSIKLPDQRPLAATTPSPTLGGGSPPTRGARTFVFPMRSVFRGRRSRAQESDSDPMTSGAEGSRWGTTGGTVVSDSARSARSGRSGRSARSSTNSSHPARDEPRVRIVPGLVDPTRTDTSTFSTIHSMLGLTSKPAPIGGGLTTLTPFDDGASSYLLPLPQTPVIPLSAVPRSQTPSGSTLSSDAAQDAVAETPRLATSAAGREDYLTRPPGTASDGGTEQAGSNSEVALTIDAPTPTLPIYPAPQSVGSSIAHVMASTAGTGVTGSSDSPVSAQVTNPEPTPTAMGSGSGSGSRTAVAGSQLTVDAVTSGGAMPRTRHSSARAMLGATRKSVQMFVDDQSMTTNMLDPNAPTPRSGAYVPDAAALRRLEGMDRGVRQGLLTSGAFKADEDDRDWAFYERSTTSVSVRESAQGCSGDEGSITKEPITTVRYEHIDTGDGHLVLTGREGRILRCEDEPIRTPGTVQGFGVLMVLEERESGRLAVRQVSENATELLGLSPRYLFRLDCFTRILTPDQAEILRDNTWSLADAPPSVFLLSGFGEQGSDDTQGELSGSQSYRRREWTCWVAAHRPRVHTWRKTDSKGRKLPPPDLIILEFELEHDKYNPLMPEEIGKPKAADSGESDLPSTLSSGLQNNSGKASSGERRAGSVRFSVGANSYDDEEYQRWVNSTTNYAKPLPSLERMRRSGGSRRGSHSRQQQQPAQPTRGGRSRVGMLDAFAVLNQISQQMGDAKDLDVLFKIIVGVVQDLTSYHRVMLYRFDEAYNGEVVAELVDPTRDVDLYNGHWFPATDIPPQARALYTVNKVRFLYDRSQTTARMVLKERADLAYPLDMTQCFLRALSPIHLQYLKNMGVQASLSISVMAFGKLWGLVCCQSVGEHGMRTSFPIRQLLRVLSDTMSLNIERLTYAERLSVRRLITSMPNDSPVPGYIMSNADDLLSYFDADAGMLVINDGCKLLGKVEHAHAMLAIAEYLRISRFQGIRASSCIEVDHPDLILPGATDKGSISGLLYVPLTARAGQDFLVFFRKGQLREVRWAGNPYKPAYADPSAQLQPRKSFQSWAEKVHGRARPWSDDQVESAGILALIYGKFIQVWRERQNAMVSSQLTAILLSNTSHAVRTPLSQIINTLELALAGNIDDETRAMLENSHQASRALMFHVHDLLDLTRIEPGNETGFNDPFDLKQTMQDTVRLYRTEASRRGLEFRVDMGDGLPTMVIGDARKIKTIVSNLVANSVKFTDKGYIEVAARLQQPKSRPQSNRAPSHQGSSRQESRGTHDDSSGSDQGVSASADTWSNADSTRTTKAVTPPDGFVAIEIIVSDSGCGIPPEQLEAMFVALEGAEDWANPEGAGLGLGLAVVARITEQLQGQLCVESEVQAGTHFFLTLIMEVYTGDLPTPQGSDPPGLNDFDIPALGAGDLLMGASTPNTIPATAPAATTPLRPGPETPPTPLGTEAGPSPSHINAQRRLTPRNPTNFAKHLPLLSPDLMKQGQQTMGTLPKPSPPDSPGTVHVTERRLSVGAASFIMRSSDRSPAVSGGPQGNYFDRRVSSSSPPTSARKHRFASSPQVSPSLEGLPPAMVYPKVFSRTNSGSSTGSIPGSKRLSKSSLGTAVSVPPPPPTRSKRGPKGNQQLRVLVVEDDLINSQILQRRLRMDKHTVIAVENGQQAVDALRADWDIDAVLMDIQMPIMDGKTAASEIRKQEAKLPPGRTQGINPLLVDGRIPIFAVSASLYEEDRAGLARNFDGWLLKPLEFGRVRKLLSALEDTDKRRDEVYSPGNWERGGYFRGPSPEATPNGTPIEAMEKLSMAAAATMLVAAATFRRPAAQTLTRALATSARLRAGAADTKPPPRVVLGVPVNLVTVNRSPERARSVLTEVIDRVQDKYTIKYGGNIDTIEGLRPFLISNKHKPGILFCASMWSKEEQDEIIAIAHEMVPGIRTHAIPPGLWDASLGGRENVLNYIMEQIDNIMASTD; this is encoded by the exons aTGTCACCGCAAGGCGACATGCCGTCGCATCTTGGCGAGCCCCCAGACGGGCGTGGCCGATCTGCGCcggccggtgccggtgccggcgccacgATCGCCAGCACCTCAGGGGCTGGCGCCAGCAGTCCCCGGCCGCTGCTGAGCAGCTTGGATCCGCACGCGACCGTGCGGAACCGCGCAGACGAGGTCGTCAGCGACGGGTCgtccgccgctgctgctgcctcggcgtATCGCAGTACCACCAAGCGTGTGAGCATCAAGCTCCCGGACCAGAGGCCTCTTGCAGCGACAACGCCGTCCCCGACACTCGGTGGGGGGAGCCCCCCCACACGAGGGGCACGTACCTTCGTCTTCCCGATGCGCTCAGTCTTCCGCGGGCGCAGGTCACGCGCGCAGGAGAGTGATAGCGACCCCAtgacgagcggcgccgagggctcGCGGTGGggcaccaccggcggcaCAGTCGTGAGTGATAGCGCGCGCAGTGCGCGGAGTGGACGGAGTgggcgctcggcacgctcgtcgacaaACTCGTCACACCCTGCCCGCGACGAGCCCCGCGTCCGCATCGTGCCCGGCCTCGTGGATCCAACACGTACTGACACATCGACTTTTTCCACCATTCACTCAATGCTCGGCCTCACCTCGAAGCCCGCGCCAATTGGCGGAGGGTTGACCACGCTCACCCCGTTTGATGACGGGGCGAGCTCCTATCTCTTGCCGCTGCCCCAGACCCCGGTTATCCCCTTGTCAGCCGTGCCCCGTTCGCAAACCCCGTCGGGGTCGACACTGTCTTCCGACGCGGCGCAagacgcggtcgccgagaCGCCTCGCCTGGCAACGTCGGCAGCAGGCAGGGAAGATTACCTGACTCGGCCCCCTGGGACAGCTTCGGATGGCGGCACGGAGCAAGCGGGCTCCAACTCGGAAGTGGCGCTCACGATTGACGCGCCGACACCCACGCTCCCCATCTACCCGGCGCCGCAGAGCGTTGGGAGCTCGATTGCGCACGTCATGGCCTCGACAGCGGGCACAGGCGTTACAGGCTCGAGCGACTCGCCCGTGTCCGCTCAGGTGACAAACCCTGAGCCGACTCCAACTGCGATGGGGTcaggcagtggcagtgggaGTCGCACAGCCGTTGCGGGCTCGCAGCTTactgtcgacgccgtcaccAGCGGCGGAGCGATGCCAAGAACGAGGCAttcgtcggcgcgcgcaatgCTCGGGGCCACGCGCAAATCGGTCCAGATGTTTGTCGACGATCAGTCAATGACGACAAACATGCTTGACCCAAACGCCCCCACACCGCGCTCAGGCGCATACGTccccgacgcggccgccCTGCGACGCCTCGAGGGGATGGACCGCGGCGTGCGCCAGGGCCTGCTCACGAGCGGCGCGTTCAAAGCCGACGAAGACGACCGCGACTGGGCGTTCTATGAGcggagcacgacgagcgtgagcgtCCGCGAGAGCGCTCAAGGCTGCTCGGGGGACGAGGGCAGCATCACTAAGGAGCCTATAACCACGGTGCGATATGAGCACATTGACACTGGCGACgggcacctcgtcctcactGGGAGAGAGGGGCGGATACTGCGGTGCGAGGATGAGCCGATCCGCACACCAGGTACGGTACAGGGCTTTGGCGTGCTCatggtgctcgaggagcgagaGTCGGGACGGTTGGCGGTGCGCCAGGTTTCCGAG AACGCAACCGAACTGCTTGGCCTCTCTCCTCGCTATCTCTTCCGGCTCGACTGCTTCACACGCATCCTGACCCCCGACCAGGCGGAAATCTTGCGTGACAACACCTggtcgctcgccgacgcaccACCTTCA GTCTTCCTCCTCTCTGGGTTTGGCGAGCAGGGCTCGGACGATACCCAAGGCGAGCTCTCGGGCTCGCAGTCATACCGCCGTCGCGAGTGGACGTGCTGGGTCGCGGCGCACCGCCCCCGTGTGCATACATGGCGCAAGACCGACTCGAAAGGCCGCAAGTTGCCGCCTCCAGACCTCATCATTCTGGAAtttgagctcgagcacgacaaGTACAACCCCCTGATGCCAGAGGAGAT CGGTAAACCAAAGGCTGCTGActcgggcgagagcgacCTCCCGAGCACGCTGAGTTCTGGGCTGCAAAACAACTCGGGCAAAGCGAGCTCGGGTGAACGCCGGGCTGGCAGCGTACGCTTCTCCGTCGGGGCCAACAGctatgacgacgaggagtacCAGCGCTGGGTGAACAGCACAACCAACTACGCCAAGCCGTTGCCCTCACTCGAGCGGATGCGCCGTTCGGGCGGTAGCCGGCGTGGAAGCCactcgcgccagcagcaacagccggCGCAGCCgactcgaggcggccgttCCCGCGTCGGCatgctcgacgcgttcgccGTCCTCAACCAAATCAGTCAGCAGATGGGCGACGCCAAAGACCTTGATGTTCTCTTCAAGATCATTGTCGGCGTGGTCCAGGACCTGACGAGCTACCACCGCGTCATGCTGTACCGCTTTGACGAGGCGTACAATGGCGAAGTggtggccgagctcgtggaTCCCACACGAGACGTTGATCTGTACAACGGCCACTGGTTCCCGGCCACCGACATCCCGCCACAGGCAAGAGCGCTGTACACCGTCAACAAGGTCCGCTTCCTGTACGACCGGAGCCAGACGACCGCGCGTATGGTCCTCAAGGAACGGGCCGACCTTGCGTACCCGCTGGATATGACGCAATGCTTTCTGCGTGCCCTCTCGCCCATCCACCTGCAAT ACCTCAAGAACATGGGTGTCCAAGCGTCCCTATCCATCTCCGTCATGGCGTTCGGCAAGCTCTGGGGACTGGTCTGCTGTCAGTCGGTCGGCGAGCATGGCATGCGTACGTCCTTCCCCATCCGCCAGCTCCTTCGCGTGTTGTCCGACACGATGTCGCTCAACATTGAGCGGCTTACATATGCCGAGCGCCTCAGCGTGCGCCGACTG ATCACATCGATGCCGAACGACTCGCCAGTGCCTGGATACATCATGTCgaacgccgacgacctgctgTCGTACTTtgacgctgacgccggcATGCTCGTCATCAACGACGGGTGTAAACTGCTCGGCAAGGTTGAGCACGCCCATGCCATGTTGGCGATTGCAGAGTACCTCCGCATTTCCAGGTTCCAGGGGATCCGCGCCTCTAGCTGCATCGAAGTCGACCACCCCGACCTCATCCTCCCCGGCGCAACTGACAAGGGGTCGATATCGGGGCTACTGTATGTCCCCCTTACGGCTCGCGCCGGCCAAGacttcctcgtcttcttccgCAAGGGACAACTGCGCGAGGTGCGCTGGGCAGGCAACCCCTACAAGCCAGCATATGCAGACCCGAGCGCCCAGCTGCAACCGCGCAAGTCGTTCCAATCGTGGGCTGAGAAGGTTCACGGCCGGGCCAGGCCGTGGAGCGACGACCAGGTCGAGTCAGCGGGCATCTTGGCCCTCATCTACGGCAAGTTTATCCAGGTGTGGCGCGAGAGACAGAACGCCATGGTCTCGAGTCAGCTCACGGCAATTCTACTGTCCAACACGTCGCACGCGGTGCGTACACCGCTGTCACAGATCATCAACACGCTCGAGTTGGCTCTTGCTGGTAACATTGACGACGAGACGCGCGCCATGCTCGAAAACTCGCACCAGGCATCACGCGCACTCATGTTCCACGTccacgacctgctcgacctcacgAGAATCGAACCAGGTAACGAGACTGGATTCAACGACCCATTCGACTTGAAGCAGACAATGCAAGACACTGTGAGATTGTACCGAACGGAAGCGAGCCGTCGTGGTCTCGAGTTCCGCGTCGATATGGGGGATGGCCTCCCAACGATGGTGATTGGCGACGCCCGCAAGATCAAGACGATTGTGTCCAACCTCGTTGCGAACTCGGTCAAATTCACCGACAAGGGGTACATTGAAGTCGCGGCACGTCTGCAGCAGCCCAAGTCACGGCCACAGTCGAACCGCGCCCCATCGCACCAAGGCTCGTCAAGACAAGAGTCGCGAGGGACGCACGAtgacagcagcggcagcgaccaGGGTGTGAGCGCCAGCGCTGACACCTGGTCGAATGCGGACAGCACTCGCACCACCAAGGCCGTTACGCCGCCGGATGGCTTTGTCGCGATCGAAATTATCGTTAGCGATTCCGGCTGCGGTATTCCccccgagcagctcgaggccatgttcgtggcgctcgagggcgccgaggactgGGCCAACCCCGAAGGCGCTggtcttggcctcggccttgcggtCGTTGCGCGTATCACAGAGCAGCTGCAGGGTCAGCTGTGCGTCGAGAGCGAGGTACAGGCGGGCACCCACTTCTTCCTTACCCTCATCATGGAAGTCTACACGGGCGACCTACCTACCCCTCAGGGTTCCGACCCGCCCGGTCTAAATGACTTTGACATCCCTGCTCTCGGTGCTGGCGATCTGCTCATgggcgcgagcacgccgaacACCAtcccggcgacggcgccagcggcgaccaCCCCTCTCCGGCCGGGCCCGGAGACGCCGCCTACTCCGCTGGGCACTGAGGCGGGCCCCTCGCCATCGCACATCAATGCCCAGCGGCGGTTGACCCCCCGGAACCCGACCAACTTTGCCAAGCATCTCCCGCTGCTCTCACCGGATCTCATGAAGCAAGGCCAGCAGACAATGGGAACACTGCCcaagcccagcccacccgACTCGCCTGGCACAGTGCACGTCACTGAGCGACGCCTCTCGGTCGGCGCAGCTTCGTTCATCATGCGGTCGTCTGATCGTTCACCGGCTGTGAGCGGCGGGCCGCAGGGGAACTACTTTGATCGCCGTGTAAGCTCGTCGTCTCCTCCAACAAGCGCCCGCAAGCACCGATTTGCTTCGTCGCCGCAGGTTTCGCCGTCCCTTGAGGGCCTGCCACCGGCCATGGTATATCCCAAGGTCTTCTCGAGAACAAATTCCGGCTCTTCGACTGGGTCTATTCCGGGCAGCAAGCGACTGTCAAAGTCGAGCCTAGGAACCGCCGTCAGtgtgccaccaccaccaccgaccaGGTCCAAGCGGGGGCCGAAGGGCAACCAGCAGCTGcgagtcctcgtcgtcgaggacgaccttATCAATTCGCAGATCCTGCAGCGGCGCCTGCGAATGGACAAGCACACGGTCATCGCTGTGGAGAACGGTCAGCAGGCGGTCGACGCACTGAGGGCCGACTGGGACATTGACGCAGTGCTCATGGACATTCA AATGCCCATTATGGACGGCAAGACGGCTGCTTCGGAGATCCGAAAGCAGGAGGCTAAGCTGCCTCCCGGCCGCACGCAGGGTATCAACCCCTTGTTAGTCGACGGGCGTATCCCGATCTTTGCCGTGAGCGCAAGCCTGTACGAGGAAGACCGAGCCGGGCTGGCGCGCAACTTTGACGGGTGGCTCCTCAAGCCTCTTG AATTTGGCCGCGTCCGCAAGCtcctctcggcgctcgaggacactgacaagcgccgcgacgaggtctACTCGCCTGGGAActgggagcgcggcggctACTTCCGCGGCCCCAGCCCCGAGGCGACGCCGAACGGGACACCAATAGAGGCGATGGAGAAGTTgagcatggcggcggcggc CACgatgctcgtcgccgccgccaccttccgccgccccgccgcccagacATTGACGCGCGCactcgccacctcggcgcgatTGCGCGCCGGAGCGGCCGACACCaagcccccgccccgcgtcgtcctcggcgtgccTGTCAACCTGGTCACGGTCAACCGCAGCccggagcgcgcgcgctccgtgCTCACCGAGGTCATTGACCGCGTGCAGGACAAGTACACTATCAAGTATGGCGGCAACATTGACA CGATCGAGGGATTGCGCCCCTTCCTCATCTCCAACAAGCACAAGCCGGGCATCTTG TTCTGCGCGTCCATG TGGTccaaggaggagcaggacgAGATCATCGCCATCGCGCACGAGATGGTGCCCGGTATCCGCACGCACGCGATCCCCCCTGGCCTCTGGGACGCGtcgcttggcggccgcgagaACGTGCTCAACTACATCATGGAGCAGATTGACAACATCATGGCGTCGACCGACTAG